The Neospora caninum Liverpool complete genome, chromosome X genome includes a region encoding these proteins:
- a CDS encoding putative nuclease has translation MGCTESKAKEPTHKAEHRTRRESQVQEKKVPAPFCLPFSSDDFYTGEKLLSTEGDIGDAVLDYQLCIVGRCVNVSDGDSIRIRHIPNGHLLYPLRLPRKPGEARTPAREPGDEEDPSKTWKGKLTENTIRIRLYGIDAPETAKFGHPGQPFAQEAKQFVTERLLHKVVYVKCLSKDQYGRLLARVLIPRPDGLGHALFRGISDAGKGEGVLRGKTGEENFQDLDRERFIVCLMLVMFCRPVKPPKQNRRESIQGAPSWWCDDVCEELLMEGLACLYRGRGADYCDQRHLLAHLESEAKEKKIGLWGAPEGELQLPGDYKKSNRAGLLPPQDESDACGERRGSHSKRRKSRSRSPSPAARRSEAECLMHAARDGEATSNHAEDGGDGERCAHSTKGGRRKGGGGRRASKSPGRRDNGEGGDHGRQGDRENPNRRRRNRKRNRKRRGSAEASDYQPSS, from the exons ATGGGGTGTACAGAGTCGAAAGCAAAGGAGCCGACACACAAGGCAGAACACCGGACGCGGAGAGAATCACAGGTtcaggagaagaaggtgcCTGCGCCGTTCTGCCTACCTTTCTCGTCAGACGACTTTTACACCGGCGAAAAGCTTTTGTCCACGGAAGGAGACATCGGAGACGCCGTTCTTGACTATCAACTGTGCATTGTGGGAAGGTGTGTTAATGTCAGCGACGGCGACTCGATACGAATCAG ACACATTCCGAATGGTCACTTGCTTTACCCCCTGCGTTTGCCTCGGAAGCCGGGCGAGGCTCGCACGCCCGCGCGCGAAcctggcgacgaggaagatcCGAGCAAAACGTGGAAGGGGAAATTGACAGAAAATACGATTCGCATTCGCCTCTATGGAATAGACGCCCCAGAAACGGCCAAATTTGGACACCCTGGGCAACCGTTTGCGCAG GAAGCCAAACAATTCGTCACGGAGCGTCTCCTGCACAAGGTAGTGTACGTGAAGTGTCTCTCCAAAGACCAGTACGGGCGCCTGCTAGCTCGCGTACTGATTCCACGTCCGGATGGCCTCGGCcacgctctcttccgcggaATCAGTGACGCAGGAAAGGGCGAGGGCGTATTGCGGGGCaagactggagaagagaacttTCAGGATCTCGACAGAGAACGTTTTATTGTCTGCCTGATGCTCGTCATGTTTTGTCGCCCGGTGAAACCCCCCAAgcaaaacagaagagaaagtaTTCAAGGCGCCCCTTCGTGGTGGTGTGACGATGTATGTGAGGAACTCTTGATGGAAGGACTTGCGTGTCTCTACAG AGGCCGCGGGGCTGATTACTGCGACCAGCGTCATCTGCTGGCGCATCTGGAGTCCGAAGCTAAGGAAAAGAAGATCGGACTCTGGGGAGCACCCGAGGGAGAACTGCAGTTGCCGGGCGACTACAAAAAGTCGAACAGAGCCGGTCTTTTGCCGCCGCAAGACGAGTCGGATGCATGCGGCGAGCGCCGGGGGAGTCACTCCAAGCGCAGGAAATCCAGGTCGAGGTCCCCGTCGCCGGCAGCCCGACGTTCGGAGGCCGAGTGCCTGATGCATGCGGCGAGAGATGGCGAGGCGACAAGCAACCacgcggaagacggagggGACGGAGAACGCTGTGCACATTCCAcaaaaggagggagaaggaagggtgGAGGCGGCCGCAGAGCCAGCAAGTcgccaggaaggagagacaacggagaggggggagaccACGGCAGGCAGGGAGATCGCGAGAACCCAAaccgacgcaggcgaaacaggaaacgTAACAGAAAGCGGAGGGGATCGGCGGAAGCATCGGACTATCAACCGAGTTCATAG
- a CDS encoding putative translin, giving the protein MMTAAVALSMGDIDGQDFDSMIALYGQEDEQREIIIKKARDILKLAKQAIFALHRRDVELSERNIKHCRRIVAEVVPVTQEFPALRFLGIFVGALEEMAEAEIFYSFISERRLPQFASLHPLRVEEYLGGLMDFTGELNRFAVLRATEQDLDTVSVCRDFVNKIHEKMLLLDLRNSPLRRKYDTLKYTEKKLESLCYELQMGQRLKGVILPSMALEPEPMPKADAEEKEEGK; this is encoded by the exons ATGATGACAGCGGCTGTGGCGCTCTCTATGGGTGACATCGACGGGCAAGATTTTGATTCGATGATTGCACTGTATGGACAAGAAGATGAACAACGAGAAATCATCATCAAGAAAGCCAG AGATATTTTGAAACTGGCGAAACAGGCGATTTTTGCCCTACACAGACGAGACGTGGAACTCAGCGAACGTAACATCAAACACTGTCGTAGAATTGTTGCTGAGGTTGTACCAGTTACACAGGAATTCCCTGCTCTTCGGTTCCTCG GCATCTTCGTCGGAGCCCTCGAGGAGATGGCTGAAGCTGAGATCTTTTATTCGTTCATTTCCGAGCGGCGGCTGCCTCAGTTTGCATCGCTCCATCCTCTGCGCGTCGAGGAGTATTTAGGGGGCCTCATGGATTTTACTGGAGAGCTCAATCG CTTCGCCGTTCTCCGAGCAACCGAACAAGATCTGGACACCGTCTCTGTCTGCAGAGACTTTGTGAACAAGATCCACGAGAAAATGCTGCTTCTGGACCTGCGAAACTCGCCTCTGCGCCGAAAGTATGACACGCTGAAGTACACGGAAAAGAAACTCGAGTCTCTCTGCTACGAACTGCAAATGGGGCAGCGCCTAAAAGGCGTTATTCTCCCATCGATGGCTTTGGAGCCCGAACCGATGCCAAAGGCGGACGctgaggaaaaggaggaaggaaagtAG
- a CDS encoding Iron regulatory protein-like protein, related, which produces MKALTGLVLSRKGNSVPSPWSGVSAPLAQPSIARNSRALLAKACSLSSSHAVGEQKRRSGNLSDSPACGSRNARLYASLSQARNMSTKANPYAFAAKTLEGTQKTYYDLGALQDDRLKTLPFSIRVLLESAVRNCDGFSIKPEDVQTILDWQKSSQAQKEIPFMPARVLLQDFTGVPAVVDLAAMRDAMARLGGPPSKINPLVDVDLVIDHSVQVDYSRSPQAFEKNLAKEMERNSERFSFLKWGSTAFSNMLIVPPGSGIVHQVNLEYLARVVMDKAKNGNRSLLYPDSLVGTDSHTTMINGLGVVAWGVGGIEAEAVMLGQQISMVLPQVIGFELTGQLSPSVTATDLVLTVTNILRKKGVVGKFVEFYGPGVKTLTLADRATVANMAPEYGATMGFFPVDEQTLRYLKQTGRSDEKVDLIEAYTKANYLFAGQGAHEAIAFSDRVSLNLSEIQPCVAGPKRPQDRVPLNDVKEDFQVSLRNPVGFKGFGLADAQAEKKVEMTYQGKTYTLTNGSVVIAAITSCTNTSNPGVILGAAMLARNAVQKGLSVPPYIVTTLSPGSQAVTEYLARSGLLTDLEKLGFYTAGYGCMTCIGNTGDFDPEVSEAITKGDLVVAAVLSGNRNFEGRVHPLTRANYLASPPLVVAYALAGRVDFDFENEPLGNDSEGKPVFLRDIWPSRDQIAEVEAKALSASAFVKIYEHITEGTPAWNALKTAKASDLFEWDEKSTYIHNPPFFQTMGKEPSPIADIEDAYCLLNLGDSITTDHISPAGNIAMNSPAAKYLQAKGVERKDFNTYGARRGNDEIMVRGTFANIRLVNKLCPKDGPKTVHVPTGEVLPVYDVAMKYKAEGKPMIVLAGKEYGSGSSRDWAAKGPYLMGVKAIIAESFERIHRTNLVGMGIVPLQFQEGQNAESLGLTGKEQFSISLNKGEIVPGSLITVKTREGKTFDVRCRIDTELEVKYFQNGGILHYVLRNLVKQHAEGH; this is translated from the exons ATGAAGGCGCTGACTGGACTTGTCCTgtcgagaaagggaaactcCGTCCCGTCTCCGTGGTCGGGTGTCTCGGCCCCGCTGGCGCAGCCGTCGATTGCGAGAAACTcccgcgctctcctcgccaaGGCGtgttcgctctcttcctcgcacgCCGTGGGCGAGCAAAAACGACGCTCTGGAAACTTGAGCGACAGCCCGGCCTGTGGGAGTCGAAACGCCCGCCTCTACGCGTCCCTCTCGCAGGCGCGAAACATGTCAACCAAGGCGAATCCCTACGCCTTCGCGGCGAAGACTCTGGAGGGGACGCAGAAAACGTACTACGACCTGGGAG CTCTGCAAGATGACCGCCTCAAGACGCTGCCTTTTTCAatccgcgttcttctcgagTCTGCAGTACGCAACTGCGATGGATTCAG CATCAAACCCGAGGACGTTCAGACCATTCTCGACTGGCAAAAGTCCAGCCAGGCCCAAAAAGAGATTCCCTTCATGCCCGCGCGAGTTCTGCTCCAAGACTTCAC GGGCGTGCCGGCGGTGGTGGATTTGGCTGCGATGCGCGACGCGATGGCCCGTCTCGGCGGTCCGCCGTCCAAGATCAATCCGCTCGTCGACGTGGATCTCGTGATTGATCACTCAGTGCAAGTCGACTACTCCCGGTCGCCTCAGGCCTTTGAGAAGAACTTGGCGAAGGAGATGGAGCGCAACTCTGagcgtttttccttcctgaAGTGGGGGTCGACGGCCTTCTCGAACATGCTCATTGTTCCCCCCGGCTCGGGAATTGTGCACCAAGTGAACTTGGAGTATCTCGCGCGGGTTGTGATGGACAaagcgaagaacggaaacaGATCTCTGCTCTACCCCGACTCTCTAGTCGGCACCGACTCGCACACGACGATGATCAACGGCTTGGGCGTGGTCGCCTGGGGGGTTGGCGGCATCGAGGCCGAGGCCGTCATGCTCGGACAGCAGATCTCCATGGTGTTGCCGCAAGTCATCGGCTTCGAGTTGACGGGccagctgtctccctcggTCACCGCCACTGACCTCGTCCTCACTGTCACCAATATCCTCCGCAAGAAAGGAGTTGTCGGAAAGTTCGTGGAATTTTACGGCCCCGGCGTGAAAACCCTCACCCTAGCGGACCGCGCAACCGTCGCCAACATGGCCCCTGAATACGG GGCGACGATGGGTTTCTTCCCCGTGGACGAACAGACGCTCCGTTACTTGAAGCAGACCGGGCGTTCGGACGAGAAGGTCGATTTGATTGAGGCGTACACGAAGGCGAACTATTTGTTTGCGGGCCAGGGCGCGCACGAGGCGATCGCCTTCTCGGATCGCGTGTCGCTGAACCTGTCGGAGATTCAGCCGTGCGTCGCGGGGCCGAAGCGACCGCAGGACCGCGTCCCTCTGAACGACGTGAAGGAGGATTTCCAGGTGTCGCTGCGGAACCCTGTGGGGTTCAAGGGCTTTGGGTTGGCCGACgcgcaggcggagaagaaggttGAAATGACTTACCAGGGGAAGACCTACACGCTGACGAACGGGTCGGTGGTGATTGCGGCCATCACGAGTTGCACCAACACTTCGAATCCCGGAGTGATTCTCGGCGCCGCCATGCTCGCCCGCAACGCCGTGCAGAAAGGCCTCTCTGTGCCGCCGTACATTGTCACGACCCTGTCGCCAGGCTCCCAAGCCGTCACCGAGTACCTCGCGCGCTCGGGTCTCCTCACGGACCTCGAGAAGCTCGGCTTCTACACAGCCGGCTACGGCTGCATGACGTGCATCGGCAACACTGGAGACTTTGATCCGGAGGTGTCGGAGGCGATCACCAAGGGCGACCTCGTGGTTGCCGCAGTCCTCTCTGGAAACCGCAACTTCGAGGGCCGCGTCCACCCCCTCACGCGCGCAAACTacctcgcctcgccgcccctcgtcgtcgcctaCGCGCTCGCCGGTCGCGTCGACTTTGACTTCGAAAACGAACCCCTCGGCAACGACTCTGAGGGGAAACCCGTGTTCCTCAGAGACATCTGGCCCAGCCGCGA CCAAATCGCAGAAGTGGAGGCAAaggcgctctctgcctccgccttcgtGAAGATCTACGAGCACATCACTGAGGGAACGCCGGCGTGGAACGCCCTGAAGACAGCCAAGGCGAGCGACTTGTTCGAGTGGGACGAGAAATCGACTTACATCCACAACCCGCCCTTCTTCCAG ACAATGGGCAAAGAACCGTCGCCTATTGCTGACATTGAAGACGCGTACTGCCTGTTGAATCTGGGGGACAGCATCACCACGGACCACATTTCCCCAGCTGGAAACATCGCCATGAACTCCCCGGCAGCAAAGTACTTGCAGGCGAAGGGTGTGGAGCGGAAGGACTTCAACACCTACGGAGCCCGGCGGGGCAACGATGAG ATCATGGTTCGTGGCACGTTTGCAAACATCCGCCTGGTGAACAAGCTCTGCCCGAAGGACGGTCCCAAGACTGTCCACGTGCCGACTGGAGAAGTGTTGCCTGTCTACGACGTCGCGATGAAATACaaagcagaaggaaaaccCATGATTGTTCTCGCCGGAAAGGAATACGGAAGTGGCAGCTCTCGCGACTGGGCCGCAAA GGGCCCTTACCTGATGGGTGTGAAGGCGATCATTGCAGAGTCGTTTGAGCGCATTCACCGCACGAACCTCGTGGGCATGGGCATCGTGCCGCTGCAGTTCCAGGAGGGTCAGAACGCGGAGAGCCTGGGATTGACAGGGAAGGAGCAGTTCAGTATTTCCCTCAACAAGGGGGAGATTGTTCCCGGTTCTCTCATCACCGTCAAGaccagagaggggaagaccTTCGACGTGCGCTGCCGAATCGACACGGAGCTCGAGGTGAAATATTTCCAGAACGGCGGCATTCTCCACTACGTCCTCAGAAATCTCGTGAAGCAGCACGCGGAGGGACACTGA